The genomic window CCTGACCCATGCTTCTCTGAGTTTTCATGACAGCCCGTTCGTCGCATGTTCCGGAGCCGACGCGGCCGCCATTTTGACGGAATGGAATGAATTTCGGAGTCTCGACCTCAAAGAGCTCCGCCGGCCGATGAAGGGCGGCGTGCTTTTAGACGCACGCAATGTTTACGATCCGGACGAAGCCGTGGCTGCAGGCTTCGATTACATGGGGCGCGGGCGCGCACCGCGGCGAACCGAATGCGCTGCCGGCTAGCTTCGTTCTACAGCGAAGCCATGTTGCCGAGGAACTCGCTGTTGGCCTTGGTCTTGCCCAGCTTGTCGATGAGCAGCTCCATGGCCTCGACCGGCGAGAGCGGGTTCAGCACCTTGCGCAGCACCCAGATGCGAGCCAAATCATCCTTGGGGATGAGCAATTCTTCCTTGCGCGTGCCGGAGCGCTGGATGTCGATGGCCGGGAAGACGCGCTTGTCCACCAGTTTGCGCTCCAGGATGATCTCCATGTTGCCCGTGCCTTTGAACTCCTCGAAGATCACGTCGTCCATGCGCGAGCCGGTGTCGACCAGGGCCGTGGCCACGATGGTCAGTGAGCCGCCCTCTTCGATGTTGCGGGCGGAGCCGAAGAAGCGCTTGGGGCGCTGAAGGGCGTTCGAATCCACTCCGCCCGACAGGATCTTCCCCGACGGCGGTACCACGGTGTTGTAGGCCCGCGCCAGGCGGGTGATGGAGTCGAGCAGAATGACCACGTCCTTCCGGTGCTCGACCAGGCGCTTGGCCTTCTCAATCACCATTTCTGCCACCTGCACGTGGCGAGCAGCAGGCTCGTCGAACGTGGACGATATGACTTCGCCCTTGACCGAACGTTGCATGTCGGTGACTTCCTCGGGGCGCTCATCAATGAGCAGCACGATCAGCACAACCTCGGGGTGATTGGTCGTGATGGAGTTGGCGATGTTCTGCAGCAGCATGGTCTTGCCGGCGCGCGGCGGGGAAACAATGAGCCCCCGCTGGCCCTTGCCGATGGGCGTGAGCAGGTCCATCACGCGGGCACAGATGTTGTCTTTCGTGGTCTCCAGCTTCACGCGCTCTTCCGGATAGAGAGGGGTCAGGTTGTCGAACAGGACCTTGTTGCGGGCTTCCTCGGGTGACTCGAAGTTCACCGCTTCGATCTTCACCAGGGCGAAGTACTTTTCACCCTCGTGCGGCGGGCGCACTTGCCCGCTGATGGTGTCGCCGGTACGCAGGTCGAACTTGCGGATCTGCGAAGGCGAGACGTAGATGTCGTCCGGGCCCGGCAGGTAGTTGTAATCAGGCGAGCGCAGGAAGCCGTAGCCGTCCGGCAGGATCTCCAGCACGCCCTCGGCGAAAATGTGACCTTCTTTCTCGCTCTGTGCCTGCAGAATCTTGAAAATCAGGTCCTGCTTGCGCAGGCCTCCGGCGCCGGGCAGCTCAAGCCCACGCGCAATCTGGGTGAGTTCCTGGATGTTTTTTTCTTTCAGTTCTGCGATGGTCATGATCCCCTGCGAAGTTCAGGTTTTCAGGAAGGAAGAGTGGAAAATGGGAAGCCGAACGAAAAGCAGAAAAAAGGGGGGCGCGCGGCGGGTTACGCCGCGCGACGCTCCGCTCCGGGATGGTTCTCCGGCCAGGCCATCACCCGCTCGGCGGCAGGCGCATCGGCCAGGCGGCCCAGCACTTCATTCATGGTCTCCTGCACACGCGTGGCAGGACGATGGAACCGACGGGTGGCCTTCGACGCCAGCTGGCACAGCACATAGCGGTTATTCACTGTGCGCAGCGCGTCGTACACCAGATCAGAACGCATGATAAGTAAAACCTCCTCTCAACTCCTGATGCTTCCGAACAGCTTGTCTTGGTGAACCTTGAGCGGAGGGCCTGACTTTCGTCAAACATTCCCCGCTGGGGTGTCGATAATCTGCTGTCGCCCAGTTAGATGGGAGAACCTCGCCAAAAGTTGCTGTTTGGAGGAACATCTTGGCTCCCCTCCCTGGATTTTGGAAAAGCTGTTGGGGAACCAGAGCTTAGGGCACTAGAGTAGGGCCATACCGAGGCTGGGTCAAGCTTTTTCTGCGGCCTGTAAGTTATTCATTCTAAAAATAGTTTTAGGCAGCACACGCTCCCGCCCGACTTCTCGAACTCGGATGTGGCAACGCACAACGGCTCCAGACGCTCGTTCAGCAGGGCGAACTTGAGGCTGGGAGTTAACTGTGGAGTAATAAAGGACCGGTTTGCCGATACTCCATTACAAACAAAGCGCAGTGCCTCGTCCAGGTTGACCTCGTAGATCCGCAAGGACTTACGCCGAATCGCCCGCAATGCCGTGTCTGTGAAAGCCCCGGGATAAATAAGGACTGCGCCCGGCGCCAGCGGAGCCAGGCAGGTGTCGAGATGGTAGAAGCGGGGGTCGGCGAGTTCGAGGGGTACGACCTCGATGCCCATCTCGTCCATGACTGCTGTGAACTTCTGCACACCGCCGCGGGTGGAGCGAAAGCCGTGGCCGGCCCAGACGTGGGTGAAGTTCGCGTCCCAAAGGAGATCGCCGTGGCCCTCGAGGTATTCCTCGCCGTAGTCCAGTTCAACGACACGGTACCCGCGGGCGCGGAACCAGGCGACGTAATGCGACACCTCGGGTTGGCGCGAGGGGTGTCGCATGCGACTGGGCACCACAAACGGGCCGACGTCCGCGTGAACGCCGACGAAGACCGGGTTGTTGGAGAAAACCATATCCTCAAGGCCGGGTACGGGCTCGATGGTCTCAAGCGTGAAGCCGACCCGAGAAAACGCTCTGCGTACCTCTTCCCACTGACGCATCGCCAAGTTCTTGTCCACCGGGGCCGCGTTCTGCATGAACGGATTTTTCACTTCCAGAACGTCGAAATAAGTCGGTGGAC from Terriglobales bacterium includes these protein-coding regions:
- the rho gene encoding transcription termination factor Rho, whose product is MTIAELKEKNIQELTQIARGLELPGAGGLRKQDLIFKILQAQSEKEGHIFAEGVLEILPDGYGFLRSPDYNYLPGPDDIYVSPSQIRKFDLRTGDTISGQVRPPHEGEKYFALVKIEAVNFESPEEARNKVLFDNLTPLYPEERVKLETTKDNICARVMDLLTPIGKGQRGLIVSPPRAGKTMLLQNIANSITTNHPEVVLIVLLIDERPEEVTDMQRSVKGEVISSTFDEPAARHVQVAEMVIEKAKRLVEHRKDVVILLDSITRLARAYNTVVPPSGKILSGGVDSNALQRPKRFFGSARNIEEGGSLTIVATALVDTGSRMDDVIFEEFKGTGNMEIILERKLVDKRVFPAIDIQRSGTRKEELLIPKDDLARIWVLRKVLNPLSPVEAMELLIDKLGKTKANSEFLGNMASL
- a CDS encoding arginine deiminase-related protein, coding for MNRVLFCPPTYFDVLEVKNPFMQNAAPVDKNLAMRQWEEVRRAFSRVGFTLETIEPVPGLEDMVFSNNPVFVGVHADVGPFVVPSRMRHPSRQPEVSHYVAWFRARGYRVVELDYGEEYLEGHGDLLWDANFTHVWAGHGFRSTRGGVQKFTAVMDEMGIEVVPLELADPRFYHLDTCLAPLAPGAVLIYPGAFTDTALRAIRRKSLRIYEVNLDEALRFVCNGVSANRSFITPQLTPSLKFALLNERLEPLCVATSEFEKSGGSVCCLKLFLE